One segment of Solanum lycopersicum chromosome 1, SLM_r2.1 DNA contains the following:
- the LOC138342314 gene encoding uncharacterized protein, whose amino-acid sequence MVKEGIVLGHRISEKGIEVYLAKVEVIERIPLPISVKGVRSFLGHAGFYRSFIKDFSKFAHPLCKLPEKEYKFHFNESFLKAFGDLKKKLVSAPIIISPDWNEPFEVMCNANGVALGVVLEQRRDKILYPIYYANFANYLASDIVPSDLTFNSRNKFMYDTCGQVKVSNREIKQMLAKMVNANRMDWSRKLDDALWVYHIAYSNAALRLTSTLQMAPKKKIIYARGKSKSVVPSRWVIVNSDNEQDPAYVPLGVTTQTTTPQVTKGDSRKVNPGVVTASQSDVERTLTDSPTGAESSSDGDSAFGIESASASGWTHFYGSNKATVSGSASQGATRSEGHDNQASSDEATSSESSPVPQ is encoded by the exons atggtgaaagaaggtatagtgttgggtcatcgcatctCGGAGAAGGGGATAGAGGTTTATCTAGCTAAAGTGGAAGTGATAGAGAGGATCCCGCTAcccatctctgtaaaaggtgtgagaagctttcttggacATGCTGGATTTTACCGGAGTTTCATTaaggatttttcaaaatttgcaCACCCTTTGTGCAAACTGCCCGAGAAGGAATACAAGTTCCATTTCAATGAATCCTTTCTAAAAGCATTTGGAGATTTGAAGAAGAAGTTGGTGTCCGCTCCCATTATTATTTCACCTGATTGGAATGAGCCATTTGAAGTGATGTGTAATGCTAATGGGGTTGcacttggtgtggtattggaACAGAGAAGGGATAAAATTCTTTATCCCATTTACTATGCAA attttgcaaATTATCTGGCAAGTGATATAGTTCCATCAGACTTGACCTTCAACTCGAGGAATAAGTTTATGTATGAT ACTTGCGGGCAAGTTAAGGTGTCCAATCGTGAGATAAAGCAAATGCTGGCAAAAATGGTGAATGCTAATAgaatggattggtcaaggaagcttgatgatgctctttgggtaTACCACATTGCATACag CAATGCTGCTTTGAGATTAACATCTACTCTACAAATGGCTCCcaagaaaaaaatcatctacGCAAGGGGAAAGTCCAAGTCTGTTGTCCCATCCCGTTGGGTGATTGTCAACTCCGACAATGAACAAGACCCAGCGTACGTCCCTTTGGGTGTCACTACCCAAACTACAACTCCACAGGTCACAAAAGGAGACTCCCGAAAGGTGAAtcccggcgtagtcactgcctcccagtctgatgttGAGCGCACACTAACCGACTCACCAACCGGGGCTGAATCTAGTTCCGATGGAGACTCAGCATTCGGGATTGAGTCTGCTTCTGCCTCCGGGTGGACCCACTTTTATGGGTCAAATAAAGCCACTGTCTCCGGTTCCGCCTCTCAGGGAGCCACTAGGTCGGAAGGCCACGACAACCAAGCTTCGTCTGATGAGGCTACTAGCTCGGAGTCTTCTCCTGTACCCCAATAA